One window of Streptomyces sp. NBC_00273 genomic DNA carries:
- a CDS encoding non-ribosomal peptide synthetase — translation MTTQESLPAAGTDSRLAAARELLRRRVRAALDDSAAGAAAATAPTPTAGPDGPGAEPVASFAQERMWLVDRMMDGTPGYAIPEVVRLRGPVRPDLLRRSLTAVVARHAPLRTVFEERDGAPHPVVLPAPAAVPLPVLDLGSAPLAELEERAHALAREEVRRPFDLATGPLLRALLIRLGAEDHLLVLVVHHIATDGWSMGLLWQEFSAGYAALLAERPLPQEPLPLDYQSYARTQRDRFASGAMNGQLRWWEERLAGLEPLELPADRPRPTRRSGDGASLDFALDAPLTARLRGIAESSGATLFMTLLAGFQAALARYAGRTDIAVGTPVAGRDRVELEPLVGFFVNTVVLRADLSGDAGFRELLGRVRRATVDAYDHQEVPFDRLVEHLSPERVGDRNPLVQVMFASAPDETAGLRLPGLDAQAVRTDFGGSLFDLSVFVSEGADTCSGSLVFDTDLFDRATAELVLGHYLELLASAAEEPDRPVAELLPSAPTAARLVAEGHGAVRPDLAPATLVELFAEQVRRTPRADAVVCGTGRLTFAELDSRSDLLAARLTAAGVGRETPVALLMERSVHLPVAILAVLKAGGVYVPLGEGFPVARLHWMLERTGARLLLADPATSGHEAVRTSPVPVLDASAPADGIRAVAPGSYPACSPDQLAYVMYTSGSTGEPKGIGVTHANVAALARDTAFGAAHRRVLAHSPLSFDASTYELWVPLLSGGQVVMAPPGRVDTAALAALVEEHRITSMFLTAALFNLVVEECVELLTQVREVWTGGEAASPHSFARALEQAPDTLLVNVYGPTETTTFATGHRLDPRAGAVVDGRIPIGTALDDTRLYVLDERGRPVPQGAVGELCIGGTGVARGYLGRPGLTARQFTPDPYGAPGARMYRTGDLARRRPDGTVDYLGRGDQQVKIRGHRIEPGEIEAELARCPQVGHAAVVVREDTPGEQRLVAYVVPSEGQQAEPTELHRALAARLPAYMLPSAIVPLAALPVTPNGKLDRRALPAPPEEGVRRAEFAAPVTGTEELAAAVWGEVLGTARIGRHDDFFALGGHSLRATRAVSRLGARLGTGVPLRLLFEHPTLERFASALDALRGDGPGTAAAAVTAIGARPAGEPAPLSFAQQRLWFLDQLQPGRPDYNIPVATRLRGPLDADALAAALCAVVTRHEVLRSRITEGPRGPVQTVEAPEVFVPVRTDLGDLPREEARSRALGLAHADAAAPFDLGSAPLLRARVVRVADDEHLLVLVLHHTVGDGWSMPVLWRELSGAYAALRRGERPELPELPVQYGDFAYWQQRRLADGDADAGIAHWRAALGGLPVLELPTDRPRPQVRSGAGDAFVFEVPAELAERLGALARERGATLFMVLLAGFQALLARYTGQADIAVGSPIAGRDRTELEPLVGFFVNTLVLRTDLSGDPAFGELLGRVRRTALAAYEHQDVPFDRLVEELRPERDLSRNPLFDVLFQLHPEQLDALPLEGVEVESLDTSNGTAKFDLSLAMTEHPGGMTGTVQYATDLFDRDTVERFGAHYLRLLAGAAETPDAPLSRLDVLSPQEHAALLGEESAPRTDRPAARTLHSLVAERARLRPDAPAVTCEGRTTSYGELDAAANRLAHRLRELGTGPETRVAVLAGRDPRMLVCVLAVLKAGGAYVPLDAGHPAERVRTVLADSGARLVLTAGLPDGLPADLTGDLPVLDLDAERQLIDALPATEPAAPATPAHLAYLLYTSGSTGRPKGVAVTHAAITGYLAALASTFDLGPEDAVLARTALTFDPSVRDLFAPLTTGGRIVLASQDEAGDPDALARLLHGEGVTALLSIVPSMLEPLVAAASAMDGPAPALRLVMTTGEALTAGLARAAHALGVPGRLRLVNQYGPTECTNTTTYHVVTDADIEAGRIPIGRPLPGARVLVLGEHLEPLPRGAIGELFIAGRGVARGYLGDPARTAEAYPPDPYGPPGARMYRTGDLARLRSDGVLEFHGRRDNQVKVRGHRIELGEVEAALLRHPDVARAVAAAHGEGADRLLAAYVVWREGSGDPAAVLDFVRAALPAAMVPSALVVLDALPLTPNGKTDRRALPAPESGSAGGHRAHVAPRTPLERTVTEVWEEVLGEGPIGVRDHFFERGGHSLRATRVISRLRALLELDVPMQLLFRHPVAEDLARALASLGAAGAAIPALPEGPGPLSFGQQRLWLLDRLQPGRPDYNMPGAVRLTGELDADAALAALTDVVARHEVLRSRIEETGESGDSGDSGEVSGEGAFAARVVPGPASMFAPSFTDLSELGAAAAGERALELAAHDAALPFDLAAAGPLRARLVRIAAREHLLVIVAHHIAFDGWSVGVFWREFFAAYRARTLEGAEPLPELAVSYRDFASWQRDRLSGDALAGTLDHWRERLAGLAPLDLPTDRPRPAAPSGRGEQFPFVLPEPLLHGLRELGRRHDATLFMVLLAGFQALLARWSGSEDVAVGSPIAGRDRTELEPLIGFFVNNLVLRTDLSGDPAFGELLDRARETALGAYAHQEVPFERLVEEVRPERDLSRNPLFQVMLVLDEEGAAPPAPSGLDVEPLSLASGASKFDLSLYFVEEEGALRGEAVFATDLFDRATVERMTSALAELLTAAVADPATPLGALPLMGPAEERRILRAGGGSFEPAADRPLPVLVGEQASRTPEVVAVDDGERSLTYAGLWEVSGRLARELARLGVGPDAAVAVCAERSVLLPAALLGVLRSGGLYVPVDPGYPADRIGYMLADSGARVLVVSGPSGAAQAPDGVAVVDLDALAGDGSARADFAPVRLEPEQLAYALYTSGSTGRPKGVTVPHRALANFTRDMVRRLELTAGDTVAAVTTASFDIAVLELLVPLVCGATVRVVDRETARDGTLLAKELDSAPVTVVQATPATWHQLMESGWQAPRVRALCGGEALPSALAERMRTALGTVWNVYGPTETTVWSTAHRLSGPVGDGPVPIGSALANTRLHVLDAGLRPVPVGVFGELYIGGDGVARGYHGRPALTADRFVPDPYAAGERLYRTGDLVRRLADGSLEYRGRADGQVKVRGHRMELGEIESALARHPRVLAAAVAVHGTGVDAVLAGYVTWRDEEGDVRELGDFLRQDLPEYMVPAVLTALERLPLTPNGKLDRKALPAPSADAARGDGAGRIAPRDTTELRMARLWEQTLGTAPIGVRDDFFALGGHSLKAFALMAAVRREFGVELPLNLVFRRRTVELLCEALPDAGAAAARLLVPLADGDPSRPPLVLVHPRGGDVVCYRDLVRDLAARPGGDRRILGLESVGYNTGERPLERVAEMAERYLAALREEQPHGPYLLSGWSFGGTVAYEMAARLEAAGEEVAFLGLIDAAAPGTAPGSRCGAAGGAGDPDLLRYGIAAGIDAGSARELDEEELLDVLVRRGREEGTLPRTSPTRALRRLLRVAEANGAASAAYRTDAVLAVDLHLFTVDERHPELATPLVDPAAWRPRTAGAVVRAAVPGNHHDLVDPPHCAELAELLAAALPA, via the coding sequence GGCGCCGAGCCCGTCGCCTCGTTCGCCCAGGAGCGGATGTGGTTGGTGGACCGGATGATGGACGGCACTCCCGGCTACGCGATCCCCGAGGTCGTGCGGCTGCGCGGCCCCGTCCGCCCCGACCTGCTGCGCCGGAGCCTGACGGCCGTCGTGGCCCGCCACGCACCGCTGCGCACCGTCTTCGAGGAGCGCGACGGCGCCCCGCACCCGGTGGTCCTGCCCGCGCCGGCGGCCGTCCCGCTGCCGGTGCTGGACCTGGGCAGCGCCCCCCTGGCCGAACTGGAGGAGCGGGCCCACGCCCTGGCCCGGGAGGAGGTCCGCAGACCCTTCGACCTCGCGACGGGCCCGCTGCTGCGCGCCCTGCTGATCCGGCTGGGCGCCGAGGACCACCTGCTGGTGCTGGTGGTCCACCACATCGCCACCGACGGCTGGTCCATGGGCCTGCTCTGGCAGGAGTTCTCCGCGGGCTACGCGGCCCTGCTCGCGGAGCGGCCGCTCCCGCAGGAGCCGCTCCCCCTCGACTACCAGTCGTACGCCCGTACCCAGCGCGACCGCTTCGCGAGCGGCGCGATGAACGGGCAGCTGCGCTGGTGGGAGGAGCGCCTCGCCGGGCTGGAACCCCTCGAGCTGCCCGCGGACCGGCCCCGGCCCACCCGCCGCAGCGGCGACGGCGCGAGCCTGGACTTCGCCCTCGACGCGCCGCTCACCGCACGACTGCGCGGGATCGCCGAAAGCTCCGGCGCCACCCTCTTCATGACCCTGCTGGCCGGCTTCCAGGCGGCCCTGGCCCGCTACGCCGGCCGCACCGACATCGCCGTCGGCACTCCGGTGGCCGGGCGCGACCGGGTGGAACTGGAGCCCCTCGTCGGGTTCTTCGTCAACACCGTGGTGCTGCGCGCCGACCTGTCGGGCGACGCCGGGTTCCGCGAGCTGCTCGGTCGGGTCCGCCGGGCGACGGTGGACGCGTACGACCACCAGGAGGTGCCCTTCGACCGGCTGGTGGAGCACCTGAGCCCCGAGCGCGTCGGTGACCGCAACCCGCTCGTGCAGGTGATGTTCGCGTCGGCCCCGGACGAGACGGCCGGGCTGCGGCTGCCGGGCCTGGACGCGCAGGCCGTGCGGACCGACTTCGGCGGATCGCTCTTCGACCTGAGCGTCTTCGTCTCCGAGGGCGCCGACACCTGCTCCGGCTCGCTCGTCTTCGACACCGACCTGTTCGACCGGGCCACGGCCGAACTCGTCCTCGGCCACTACCTGGAGCTGCTTGCCTCCGCCGCCGAGGAGCCCGACCGCCCCGTGGCCGAGCTGCTGCCCTCCGCCCCGACCGCGGCCCGGCTCGTGGCCGAGGGCCACGGCGCGGTCCGCCCGGACCTCGCCCCGGCCACCCTGGTGGAGCTGTTCGCCGAGCAGGTCCGGCGCACCCCCCGCGCCGACGCCGTGGTCTGCGGCACGGGCCGCCTCACCTTCGCCGAACTCGACTCCCGCTCCGACCTGCTGGCGGCCCGGCTGACCGCCGCCGGGGTGGGGCGCGAGACCCCCGTGGCCCTGCTCATGGAGCGCTCGGTCCACCTTCCGGTGGCGATCCTGGCCGTCCTGAAGGCCGGCGGGGTCTACGTCCCGCTCGGCGAGGGGTTCCCCGTCGCCCGACTGCACTGGATGCTGGAGCGGACCGGCGCCCGCCTGCTGCTCGCCGATCCGGCGACGTCCGGCCACGAGGCGGTCCGCACCTCGCCCGTGCCGGTGCTCGACGCGAGCGCCCCGGCCGACGGGATCCGGGCCGTCGCGCCGGGCTCGTACCCGGCCTGCTCGCCGGACCAGCTGGCGTACGTGATGTACACCTCCGGTTCCACGGGAGAGCCGAAGGGCATCGGCGTCACGCACGCCAACGTCGCGGCGCTCGCCCGCGACACCGCCTTCGGCGCCGCGCACCGGCGGGTGCTGGCCCACTCCCCGCTGTCGTTCGACGCCTCGACGTACGAACTGTGGGTGCCCTTGCTGTCCGGCGGACAGGTGGTCATGGCGCCGCCCGGCCGGGTGGACACCGCGGCCCTGGCCGCGCTGGTGGAGGAGCACCGGATCACCTCGATGTTCCTCACGGCCGCCCTGTTCAACCTGGTGGTCGAGGAATGCGTGGAGCTCCTGACGCAGGTGCGGGAGGTGTGGACGGGCGGCGAGGCCGCCTCCCCGCACTCCTTCGCCCGGGCCCTGGAGCAGGCTCCGGACACCCTCCTGGTCAACGTCTACGGGCCCACCGAGACGACCACCTTCGCCACGGGCCACCGGCTGGACCCCCGCGCCGGTGCCGTCGTGGACGGCCGGATCCCCATCGGCACCGCCCTGGACGACACCCGCCTGTACGTCCTGGACGAGCGCGGCCGCCCGGTGCCGCAGGGCGCCGTCGGCGAGCTGTGCATCGGCGGCACCGGCGTGGCCCGCGGCTACCTGGGCCGGCCCGGCCTGACCGCGCGGCAGTTCACCCCGGACCCGTACGGCGCCCCGGGCGCCCGGATGTACCGGACGGGCGACCTCGCCCGGCGGCGCCCCGACGGCACCGTCGACTACCTGGGCCGCGGCGACCAGCAGGTCAAGATCCGCGGCCACCGGATCGAGCCGGGCGAGATCGAGGCCGAGCTGGCCCGCTGCCCGCAGGTCGGGCACGCCGCGGTGGTGGTCCGCGAGGACACCCCCGGCGAGCAGCGCCTCGTCGCCTACGTGGTGCCCTCGGAGGGGCAGCAGGCCGAGCCGACCGAGCTGCACCGGGCCCTCGCCGCACGGCTGCCCGCGTACATGCTCCCCTCGGCGATCGTGCCGCTCGCGGCCCTGCCGGTGACCCCGAACGGCAAGCTGGACCGGCGCGCGCTGCCCGCGCCCCCCGAAGAGGGGGTGCGCCGGGCCGAGTTCGCCGCACCGGTCACGGGGACCGAGGAACTGGCCGCGGCCGTATGGGGCGAGGTGCTGGGCACCGCGCGGATCGGCCGCCACGACGACTTCTTCGCGCTCGGCGGCCACTCCCTGCGGGCCACCCGCGCCGTGTCGCGGCTCGGCGCCCGGCTGGGCACCGGCGTGCCGCTGCGGCTGCTGTTCGAGCACCCGACGCTGGAGCGGTTCGCATCGGCACTGGACGCCCTGCGCGGGGACGGTCCCGGCACGGCCGCGGCCGCCGTCACCGCGATCGGCGCCCGGCCCGCCGGGGAGCCCGCGCCGCTGTCGTTCGCACAGCAGCGGCTGTGGTTCCTGGACCAGCTCCAGCCCGGCCGGCCCGACTACAACATCCCCGTCGCGACCCGGCTGCGCGGCCCGCTCGACGCCGACGCGCTGGCCGCCGCGCTGTGCGCGGTGGTGACCCGGCACGAGGTGCTGCGCTCGCGCATCACCGAGGGCCCGCGGGGCCCCGTACAGACCGTGGAGGCGCCGGAAGTCTTCGTGCCCGTCCGCACCGACCTGGGGGACCTGCCCCGCGAGGAGGCCCGCTCGCGGGCGCTGGGCCTCGCCCACGCGGACGCCGCCGCCCCCTTCGACCTGGGCTCCGCTCCCCTGCTGCGGGCCCGCGTGGTGCGGGTCGCGGACGACGAGCACCTCCTCGTCCTGGTCCTGCACCACACCGTCGGCGACGGTTGGTCGATGCCGGTGCTGTGGCGGGAGCTGTCCGGGGCCTACGCGGCGCTGCGCCGCGGCGAGCGTCCCGAACTGCCGGAACTGCCGGTCCAGTACGGGGACTTCGCGTACTGGCAGCAGCGCCGGCTGGCGGACGGCGACGCCGACGCCGGCATCGCCCACTGGCGGGCGGCCCTCGGGGGCCTCCCGGTCCTGGAGCTGCCCACCGACCGGCCGCGGCCCCAGGTGCGCTCGGGCGCGGGCGACGCCTTCGTCTTCGAGGTCCCGGCCGAGCTCGCCGAACGGCTCGGCGCTCTGGCCCGGGAGCGCGGCGCCACCCTGTTCATGGTGCTGCTGGCCGGCTTCCAGGCCCTGCTGGCCCGCTACACGGGCCAGGCCGACATCGCGGTGGGCTCGCCCATCGCGGGCCGCGACCGCACCGAACTGGAGCCGCTCGTCGGCTTCTTCGTCAACACCCTCGTGCTGCGCACCGACCTGTCCGGCGACCCGGCCTTCGGCGAACTGCTGGGCCGGGTGCGCCGGACCGCGCTGGCCGCGTACGAGCACCAGGACGTCCCCTTCGACCGGCTGGTGGAGGAGCTGCGGCCGGAGCGCGACCTCAGCCGCAACCCGCTCTTCGACGTCCTGTTCCAGCTGCATCCCGAGCAGCTCGACGCGCTGCCGCTGGAGGGTGTGGAGGTCGAGAGCCTGGACACCTCCAACGGGACGGCCAAGTTCGACCTCAGCCTCGCGATGACCGAGCACCCCGGCGGCATGACCGGCACCGTGCAGTACGCGACGGACCTCTTCGACCGGGACACGGTCGAGCGGTTCGGCGCGCACTACCTGCGGCTGCTGGCCGGTGCGGCCGAGACCCCCGACGCACCGCTGTCCCGGCTGGACGTGCTGTCCCCGCAGGAGCACGCCGCCCTGCTCGGCGAGGAGTCCGCGCCGCGGACGGACCGGCCGGCGGCGCGGACCCTGCACTCCCTGGTGGCGGAACGGGCCCGGCTGCGGCCGGACGCCCCGGCCGTGACCTGCGAAGGCCGCACCACCAGCTACGGCGAGCTCGACGCGGCCGCCAACCGGCTGGCCCACCGCCTGCGGGAGCTCGGGACCGGCCCCGAGACCCGGGTGGCCGTACTGGCCGGGCGCGACCCCCGCATGCTGGTCTGCGTCCTCGCGGTGCTGAAGGCCGGCGGGGCCTACGTGCCCCTCGACGCGGGCCATCCTGCCGAGCGGGTCCGCACGGTCCTCGCCGACAGCGGCGCCCGCCTGGTGCTGACGGCGGGCCTGCCGGACGGGCTGCCCGCGGACCTGACCGGCGACCTACCTGTCCTGGACCTGGACGCCGAGCGGCAGCTGATCGACGCACTGCCCGCGACGGAGCCGGCCGCCCCCGCCACCCCCGCGCACCTCGCCTACCTGCTGTACACCTCCGGATCCACCGGCCGCCCCAAGGGCGTGGCCGTCACCCACGCCGCGATCACCGGCTATCTGGCGGCGCTGGCCTCCACCTTCGACCTCGGCCCCGAGGACGCGGTGCTCGCCCGTACGGCGCTGACCTTCGACCCGTCGGTGCGCGACCTGTTCGCGCCGCTGACCACCGGCGGGCGGATCGTGCTGGCCTCGCAGGACGAGGCCGGTGACCCGGACGCACTGGCCCGGCTGCTGCACGGCGAAGGCGTGACGGCGCTGCTGTCGATCGTCCCGTCGATGCTGGAGCCGCTGGTCGCCGCCGCCTCGGCCATGGACGGGCCGGCGCCGGCGCTGCGGCTGGTGATGACCACCGGTGAGGCGCTGACCGCCGGACTGGCCCGCGCCGCGCACGCCCTGGGCGTGCCCGGCCGGCTGCGGCTGGTCAACCAGTACGGTCCGACGGAGTGCACCAACACCACCACCTACCACGTGGTGACGGACGCCGACATCGAGGCGGGCCGCATCCCCATCGGGCGGCCGCTGCCCGGCGCCCGGGTGCTCGTGCTCGGCGAACACCTCGAACCGCTGCCGCGGGGCGCGATCGGTGAGCTGTTCATCGCCGGGCGCGGGGTGGCCCGCGGCTACCTCGGCGATCCGGCCCGCACCGCCGAGGCCTATCCGCCGGACCCGTACGGGCCGCCCGGCGCGCGCATGTACCGCACCGGTGACCTGGCGCGGCTGCGCTCCGACGGCGTGCTGGAGTTCCACGGCCGCCGCGACAACCAGGTCAAGGTCCGCGGCCACCGGATCGAACTCGGCGAGGTCGAGGCCGCCCTGCTGCGCCACCCCGACGTGGCCCGGGCCGTGGCCGCCGCGCACGGCGAGGGCGCCGACCGGCTGCTCGCCGCGTACGTGGTGTGGCGGGAGGGGAGCGGTGATCCGGCCGCCGTACTGGACTTCGTACGCGCGGCCCTGCCGGCCGCGATGGTGCCCTCCGCGCTGGTGGTGCTGGACGCGCTGCCGCTGACCCCGAACGGGAAGACCGACCGCAGGGCGCTGCCCGCGCCGGAATCCGGTTCGGCCGGCGGGCACCGGGCGCACGTCGCCCCGCGCACGCCGCTGGAGCGGACGGTGACCGAGGTCTGGGAGGAGGTGCTCGGCGAGGGCCCGATCGGGGTCCGCGACCACTTCTTCGAGCGCGGCGGGCACTCCCTGCGCGCCACCCGGGTCATCTCCCGGCTGCGCGCCCTGTTGGAACTGGACGTCCCGATGCAACTGCTCTTCCGCCACCCGGTGGCCGAGGACCTCGCCCGGGCGCTGGCCTCGCTGGGCGCGGCGGGCGCGGCGATCCCCGCACTGCCCGAGGGGCCCGGCCCGCTGTCCTTCGGACAGCAGCGGCTGTGGCTGCTGGACCGGCTCCAGCCGGGCCGGCCCGACTACAACATGCCCGGTGCCGTACGGCTGACGGGGGAACTCGACGCCGACGCGGCGCTGGCGGCCCTGACGGACGTCGTCGCCCGGCACGAGGTGCTGCGCTCGCGGATCGAGGAGACGGGGGAATCCGGGGACTCCGGGGACTCCGGGGAGGTGAGCGGCGAGGGCGCCTTCGCGGCCCGCGTCGTGCCCGGTCCGGCCTCGATGTTCGCCCCGTCCTTCACCGACCTGTCGGAGCTGGGTGCGGCGGCGGCCGGGGAGCGGGCGCTGGAGTTGGCGGCGCACGACGCCGCGCTGCCCTTCGACCTGGCGGCCGCGGGCCCGCTGCGGGCCCGCCTGGTGCGGATCGCGGCGCGGGAGCACCTGCTGGTGATCGTCGCGCATCACATCGCCTTCGACGGCTGGTCGGTGGGGGTGTTCTGGCGGGAGTTCTTCGCCGCCTACCGGGCCCGCACCCTCGAGGGGGCCGAGCCGCTGCCGGAACTCGCCGTCTCCTACCGCGATTTCGCGTCCTGGCAGCGCGACCGGCTGAGCGGTGACGCGCTCGCCGGCACCCTGGACCACTGGCGGGAGCGGCTCGCCGGGCTCGCCCCGCTGGACCTGCCTACCGACCGGCCCCGGCCGGCCGCCCCGTCCGGGCGCGGCGAGCAGTTCCCCTTCGTCCTGCCCGAGCCGCTGCTGCACGGGCTGCGCGAGCTGGGGCGCCGGCACGACGCCACCCTGTTCATGGTGCTGCTGGCCGGCTTCCAGGCCCTGCTGGCCCGCTGGTCGGGCAGCGAGGACGTGGCGGTGGGCTCCCCCATCGCGGGCCGCGACCGCACCGAACTGGAGCCGCTCATCGGCTTCTTCGTCAACAACCTGGTGCTGCGCACCGACCTGTCCGGCGACCCGGCCTTCGGCGAACTGCTGGACCGGGCCCGGGAGACCGCCCTGGGGGCCTACGCCCACCAGGAGGTGCCGTTCGAGCGCCTGGTGGAGGAGGTGCGGCCGGAGCGCGACCTGAGCCGCAACCCGCTCTTCCAGGTGATGCTGGTGCTCGACGAAGAGGGCGCCGCGCCGCCCGCACCGTCCGGGCTGGACGTCGAACCGCTCTCGCTGGCCAGCGGGGCCTCGAAGTTCGACCTCTCGCTGTACTTCGTCGAGGAGGAGGGCGCGCTGCGCGGCGAGGCCGTGTTCGCGACCGACCTCTTCGACCGGGCGACCGTCGAGCGCATGACCTCGGCACTGGCCGAACTGCTCACGGCCGCGGTGGCCGATCCCGCGACGCCGCTCGGCGCACTGCCGCTGATGGGTCCGGCCGAGGAGCGCCGGATCCTGCGTGCGGGCGGCGGGTCCTTCGAGCCGGCCGCCGACCGGCCGCTGCCCGTGCTCGTCGGTGAGCAGGCCTCCCGTACGCCGGAGGTCGTCGCCGTGGACGACGGGGAACGGAGCCTGACGTACGCCGGGTTGTGGGAGGTCTCGGGCCGCCTGGCCCGGGAGCTCGCCCGGCTGGGCGTGGGCCCGGACGCGGCGGTGGCCGTGTGCGCGGAGCGCTCCGTGCTGCTGCCGGCGGCGCTGCTGGGCGTCCTGCGCTCCGGCGGCCTGTACGTGCCCGTCGACCCCGGATATCCGGCCGACCGGATCGGCTACATGCTCGCGGACAGCGGTGCCCGGGTGCTGGTGGTGTCGGGGCCTTCCGGCGCCGCGCAGGCACCGGACGGGGTCGCCGTGGTGGACCTCGACGCCCTGGCCGGGGACGGGAGCGCGCGGGCCGACTTCGCACCCGTGCGGCTGGAGCCGGAGCAGCTGGCGTACGCCCTGTACACCTCGGGCTCGACGGGACGCCCGAAGGGGGTCACCGTCCCGCACCGGGCGCTGGCCAACTTCACCCGGGACATGGTGCGCAGGCTGGAGCTGACGGCCGGTGACACGGTCGCGGCCGTCACCACGGCCTCGTTCGACATCGCCGTGCTGGAGCTGCTGGTCCCGCTCGTGTGCGGGGCCACCGTACGGGTCGTCGACCGGGAGACCGCGCGGGACGGCACCCTCCTCGCGAAGGAGCTGGACTCGGCGCCGGTCACGGTCGTCCAGGCCACTCCGGCCACCTGGCACCAGCTGATGGAGTCCGGCTGGCAGGCGCCCCGCGTACGGGCGCTGTGCGGCGGCGAGGCGCTGCCGTCGGCCCTGGCCGAGCGGATGCGTACGGCGCTGGGCACCGTGTGGAACGTGTACGGGCCGACGGAGACCACCGTCTGGTCCACGGCGCACCGGCTGTCCGGGCCCGTCGGCGACGGGCCGGTGCCGATCGGCTCGGCGCTCGCCAACACCCGGCTGCACGTGCTGGACGCGGGCCTGCGACCGGTGCCGGTCGGCGTGTTCGGCGAGCTGTACATCGGCGGCGACGGGGTGGCCCGCGGCTACCACGGGCGGCCGGCGCTGACCGCGGACCGGTTCGTGCCCGACCCGTACGCGGCGGGCGAACGGCTGTACCGCACCGGTGACCTCGTACGACGGCTCGCGGACGGCTCTCTGGAGTACCGGGGCCGGGCCGACGGCCAGGTGAAGGTGCGCGGCCACCGGATGGAGCTCGGCGAGATCGAGTCCGCGCTCGCCCGCCACCCGAGGGTGCTGGCGGCGGCCGTGGCCGTCCACGGCACGGGGGTGGACGCGGTGCTGGCCGGCTACGTGACCTGGCGGGACGAGGAGGGCGACGTGCGGGAGCTCGGCGACTTCCTGCGCCAGGACCTCCCCGAATACATGGTCCCGGCGGTCCTGACCGCCCTGGAGCGGCTCCCGCTCACCCCGAACGGCAAGCTCGACCGCAAGGCGCTGCCCGCTCCTTCGGCGGACGCGGCGCGCGGCGACGGCGCGGGGCGGATCGCCCCGCGCGACACGACCGAGCTGCGGATGGCGCGGCTGTGGGAGCAGACCCTGGGGACGGCCCCGATCGGGGTGCGCGACGACTTCTTCGCGCTCGGCGGGCACTCGCTCAAGGCCTTCGCCCTGATGGCGGCCGTGCGCCGGGAGTTCGGCGTGGAACTGCCGCTGAACCTGGTGTTCCGCCGGCGCACCGTGGAGCTGCTCTGCGAGGCGCTGCCGGACGCGGGGGCGGCCGCCGCCAGGCTGCTGGTCCCGCTGGCCGACGGGGACCCGTCCCGGCCTCCGCTGGTCCTCGTCCACCCGCGGGGCGGCGACGTCGTCTGCTACCGGGACCTGGTGCGGGACCTCGCCGCCCGTCCCGGGGGCGACCGGCGGATCCTGGGCCTGGAGTCGGTGGGCTACAACACCGGCGAGAGGCCGCTGGAGCGGGTGGCCGAGATGGCCGAGCGCTACCTGGCCGCGCTCCGCGAGGAGCAGCCGCACGGCCCGTACCTGCTGTCCGGCTGGTCGTTCGGCGGGACGGTGGCCTACGAGATGGCGGCCCGGCTGGAGGCCGCCGGTGAGGAGGTCGCCTTCCTCGGCCTGATCGACGCGGCGGCGCCGGGAACGGCTCCCGGGAGCCGTTGCGGTGCGGCCGGCGGGGCGGGCGATCCGGACCTGCTGCGGTACGGCATCGCCGCCGGGATCGACGCCGGCTCGGCGCGCGAACTGGACGAGGAGGAGCTGCTCGACGTCCTGGTGCGCCGGGGCCGCGAGGAGGGCACGCTCCCCCGCACCTCCCCCACCCGGGCCCTGCGCAGACTGCTGCGGGTCGCCGAGGCGAACGGGGCGGCTTCCGCCGCCTACCGCACCGATGCCGTGCTCGCCGTGGACCTGCACCTCTTCACGGTCGACGAGCGCCATCCGGAGCTCGCGACCCCGCTGGTGGACCCGGCGGCGTGGCGGCCGCGCACCGCGGGCGCCGTCGTACGGGCCGCGGTCCCGGGCAACCACCACGATCTGGTGGACCCGCCGCACTGCGCAGAGCTGGCGGAGCTGCTGGCCGCGGCCCTGCCCGCCTGA
- a CDS encoding MbtH family protein: MNDSSPQQYLVVANDEEQYSLWEAGRPVPLGWYDQGVRGTKEECLAHVERVWTDMRPLSLRVSMAG; this comes from the coding sequence GTGAACGACTCGTCCCCGCAGCAGTACCTGGTCGTCGCCAACGACGAGGAGCAGTACTCCCTCTGGGAGGCCGGCCGGCCCGTTCCGCTCGGCTGGTACGACCAGGGCGTGCGCGGCACCAAGGAGGAGTGCCTCGCGCACGTCGAGCGGGTGTGGACCGACATGCGCCCGCTCAGCCTCCGCGTGAGCATGGCCGGCTGA